In the Leptolyngbya sp. 'hensonii' genome, one interval contains:
- the pnuC gene encoding nicotinamide riboside transporter PnuC, with translation MPQSAHLQSIVGMIASILLLLLPFQPLLPVELGLLETIAVVTSAWSVWLLAKNNLFGWWIGLVGTALYGFVFYQAKLYAEVGLQVFYFVTSLQAIYIWLRGGQNQTERPVGYVSRRWMVTAGILAIGSIFALRAFLIAIRGAAPFWDALTTVMSLVAHLYLMGRFVESWYLWITVDVIYVPLYTSRHLYLTSILYGIFCLMAINGLRNFQHIEHEQRLQRVEQ, from the coding sequence AGCATTCTACTGCTTTTGCTGCCCTTTCAGCCATTGCTCCCGGTTGAACTGGGTTTGCTGGAAACGATCGCAGTTGTCACTTCTGCCTGGAGCGTTTGGTTACTGGCTAAGAATAATTTATTCGGATGGTGGATTGGGTTAGTGGGAACAGCCCTTTATGGCTTTGTTTTCTATCAAGCCAAGCTGTATGCCGAGGTTGGTCTACAGGTGTTTTACTTCGTCACCAGCTTGCAGGCCATCTACATTTGGTTAAGGGGTGGGCAGAATCAAACTGAGAGACCTGTGGGGTATGTTTCGAGGAGATGGATGGTTACCGCAGGCATCTTGGCAATCGGCAGTATTTTTGCCTTGAGAGCCTTCCTGATTGCTATTCGAGGAGCGGCACCATTCTGGGATGCTCTGACCACAGTGATGAGCCTGGTTGCTCATCTGTATCTCATGGGTCGTTTTGTAGAGAGTTGGTATCTATGGATTACCGTTGATGTGATTTATGTGCCGCTCTACACTTCCCGGCATTTGTATTTGACCAGTATCTTGTATGGCATCTTTTGCTTGATGGCAATTAATGGCTTGCGGAACTTCCAGCACATCGAGCATGAGCAACGATTGCAAAGGGTTGAGCAGTAG
- a CDS encoding AAA family ATPase — MKLGITVGKFYPFHLGHDYLIRQAKGQVDHLVVLVGYKPTQEISGLARANWIRFLHPDVEVIEVLEDIPEAPAPWAERALEVLQGRKPDWAFTSETYGEPWAVLMGAEHQAIDLLRSTVPISGTQLRQNLATYWQMLTPPAKAYFAKRICVIGVESSGTTTLAQALAQHYQTVWVPEYGRWYWEGRRHTPNADQWETYEFVQIAKGQVAWEDDLAMRANCLLVCDTDPLATHIWHRRYMGTDSQAVECIADSRHYDLYILTAPDFGFVQDGTRDGECIRLQMHQWFIDVLNQKDKQFILVTGAHDQRMTYAIAAINSLLVFPALDAP, encoded by the coding sequence ATGAAGTTGGGCATTACCGTTGGTAAGTTCTACCCATTCCATTTGGGGCATGATTACTTGATCCGGCAGGCCAAGGGCCAAGTCGATCATCTGGTGGTGTTGGTCGGGTACAAACCAACCCAGGAGATCTCAGGTCTAGCTCGAGCGAACTGGATTCGTTTCCTGCATCCTGATGTCGAAGTAATCGAGGTGTTGGAGGATATTCCGGAGGCCCCGGCACCCTGGGCTGAACGGGCATTGGAAGTCTTGCAAGGACGAAAACCAGATTGGGCGTTTACGTCTGAGACGTATGGTGAACCCTGGGCAGTGTTAATGGGAGCAGAGCACCAGGCGATCGACTTGTTGCGTAGCACCGTGCCTATTTCTGGGACCCAACTGCGACAAAATCTCGCAACCTACTGGCAAATGCTGACGCCTCCTGCCAAAGCCTATTTTGCCAAACGGATTTGTGTAATTGGCGTTGAGTCCAGTGGGACAACAACCTTAGCCCAAGCCCTGGCTCAGCATTATCAGACGGTGTGGGTACCGGAATATGGTCGATGGTACTGGGAGGGCAGACGCCATACTCCAAATGCAGACCAGTGGGAGACCTACGAGTTCGTGCAGATTGCTAAAGGCCAGGTAGCTTGGGAGGATGACTTAGCCATGCGGGCAAATTGCCTCCTCGTTTGCGATACTGATCCTTTGGCAACCCATATTTGGCATCGACGATATATGGGGACTGACTCTCAAGCTGTTGAATGTATTGCTGACAGTCGTCACTATGACCTGTATATTCTGACGGCTCCTGATTTTGGCTTTGTGCAAGATGGTACCAGGGATGGTGAGTGCATTCGGCTGCAAATGCATCAGTGGTTTATTGATGTGCTCAATCAAAAAGATAAGCAATTCATCCTTGTTACAGGGGCGCATGATCAACGGATGACCTATGCGATCGCTGCCATTAATTCTCTGCTTGTGTTTCCGGCTCTGGATGCCCCTTAA
- a CDS encoding C69 family dipeptidase: protein MCDTFIALADATIDGSVIFGKNSDRPAGEIQDIVTFPAQSYPKGQQVQCTYIEIPQLEQTFAVVLSKPRWMWGAEMGANECGVVLGNEAVWTTQPCQPTGLLGMDLVRLGLERGGTAFAAVQVIINLLEQYGQGGNCAEHFSFTYHNSFLIADCQEAWVVETAGRYWVTERVTQGTRSISNNLSIRGKGDLRHPEMIADAIAQKLCSSESEFDFTELFSEGGIEDSLSLDSRAGRVRSLCRLHQGQFTIETAKSILRDHQGHICMHGEFETRGSQISRLSSQSCEHWLIDHPFPCQREYKRAEFPETLAVTKNYYHG from the coding sequence ATGTGTGATACTTTTATTGCGCTGGCCGACGCTACGATTGATGGCTCAGTGATTTTCGGCAAGAATAGCGATCGGCCTGCAGGCGAGATTCAAGATATTGTGACCTTCCCTGCTCAATCCTACCCCAAAGGGCAACAGGTTCAATGCACTTATATTGAAATTCCCCAGCTTGAGCAGACCTTTGCAGTAGTTCTATCGAAGCCCAGATGGATGTGGGGAGCCGAGATGGGAGCCAATGAATGTGGAGTTGTGCTTGGTAATGAAGCAGTATGGACGACTCAGCCCTGTCAACCAACAGGACTCCTGGGCATGGATTTGGTCCGCTTGGGGTTAGAACGAGGGGGGACAGCCTTTGCGGCGGTGCAGGTCATCATAAATTTGCTAGAGCAATATGGACAGGGCGGCAACTGTGCTGAGCATTTTTCTTTTACCTACCACAATTCCTTTCTCATCGCAGATTGCCAAGAAGCCTGGGTTGTGGAAACGGCTGGAAGGTATTGGGTTACAGAAAGAGTGACCCAGGGGACACGATCGATCTCCAACAATCTGAGTATTCGAGGCAAAGGGGACTTGCGCCATCCTGAGATGATTGCTGATGCAATAGCTCAAAAGCTCTGCTCAAGCGAATCAGAGTTTGACTTTACCGAACTATTTTCTGAGGGTGGGATTGAAGATTCCCTGTCTCTCGACTCTAGAGCAGGTCGAGTCCGATCGCTATGTCGGCTACATCAGGGGCAGTTCACGATCGAGACTGCAAAATCCATATTGCGGGACCATCAGGGGCATATTTGTATGCATGGAGAGTTTGAAACGAGGGGAAGTCAAATTTCCCGGTTGTCATCCCAATCCTGTGAGCATTGGTTGATTGATCATCCCTTCCCCTGTCAACGGGAATATAAACGGGCAGAATTTCCTGAGACCCTAGCTGTTACCAAGAACTACTACCATGGGTGA